Within Suricata suricatta isolate VVHF042 chromosome 12, meerkat_22Aug2017_6uvM2_HiC, whole genome shotgun sequence, the genomic segment TACACAGGTTGGTTTCCCCAGAGGGTGATTCTTTGTCATTCAAATCAACTTCAAATCACCTAGGGGGCTTCTGACGGCCAATCTAAACTGTCCacctttcttttcattaataagTAATTtgatgggggcatctgggtagctcagtccgttaagcctctgacttcaatcagatcacatgatctcacagttagtgagttcaagcccatgttgacagctcagagcctggagtctgcttaggattctgtgtctccctctctctacccctcccctgctcacgctctctctcaaaaatgagtaaacattaaaaaataaataattcaatggTCACAATTGGCTATAAAGTGTTAACTGTCTCCTTTCCCCAATAGGAGATTCACTCTATCTTTATTCACTGTGGTTAAAACAGGCTCTTCGTACCATAGGACTTGGTGGTACCATCTGACTGAATTGAATGAATGGATCGCTGTGACAGTCATGTAGCTGGCCTGGCCTCTCCTCCCTATTCAGGGGCCTGCCCCTGCAATCTCTCCTGTACAGCAAACACCCAAAACTGCCTTGCCTGCCTTGTTTTTAatctcccaccctctcccactTACTCAGAGGATCTCAGAATTCCCTCATAGCTGATGTAATAAAAGTCCAaattcctctccctgcccctgagtTGGCCCAGACAAAGACTCTGCCCCTTGAAGAGTCTAGTGTAGTGGTTAAGAACTTGGCATTGGGGTTGAACAGTCAGGTTCAAATGGTTCTGCCCTGTAGGAGCTGTGACTTCAGGTGGTCACTCTGAGCTATACTTCCCTTTCTATATGTAAGAGCCCCCTTTCCATAGAGTTgcttttaaggattaaatgacttaacacaggggggcgcctgggcggctcggttgggcagctgactggctcaggtcatgatctccctggtccgtgggtttgggccctgtgttgggctctatgcagacagcttgggcttggagtctgcttcagattatgtgtctccctctctctctgcccctcccctacttatactctgtctctcaaaaataaacaaacattaaaagaaataaagaaaagaaaaacttttggtTTCCAGAGCTTTGTAGGTTTCAGTGGCTGAGGGATTGTGGACTTGGATGCAGCAAATTCTCATCACAGTGCCCTACACATGGTATCCACTGGGCAGCCAGGCTGAGTGGCCTTTGTGTGGACCTCAGATCACAGCTCCTCTTGCCTCCTGGCTGAGTGCAAGGGTGTCCTGATGCTGCAACACCATTTGCAGCTCTTCCCTATGAACCgggatttttcctttttcctcatgcTATAAGGCTCCAAGAAAACTAGAAGTGAACTTGGCCTTTGAAACTCATTGCAATGGCCCTGCAGAACCACTGTTTTCTTTGACTTCATACCATGTCTGTGTTACAGACTGAACCTTAAAAGGCAGGTTTCTGTTAAGAAATTGCCAATTTTATCTGTTTTAGCcacaaaagatttcttttttttttttggaaaaggttTTGCTCTCTTACACCTTGAAAAATCACAGTTCCATGGATCTCTCTCCTCTTTAAGCTCCAATATGAAATACTCTGCCCTCGTTTGGTTAATTACTATCCTTTCAAACCCAGATTAGTTCTTTCAGTCAACAGGTAATTACTGTGCACCAGGCTCAGTTCCCAATGCTGACACATCCCCTAGGCCTTCCGCTCCAGATCCCTCTCCTGGACCCTTGAGGCACTCCAGCAACTCTGCCCTGGATCAATCAAATGAtccatggtttctttctttctcagagaaTGACTCCTCGGTGTTCCAGGGAGGATGTGGGAGTAGCAGATGCACCACGTTCAATGTGGTGTCCCTAGTACCTTGCAACAAGGGCCAGTACCCaggaaatgttgaatgaatgcaaGAAAGaggtgggtttgaatcccagctctgcaactTACTAGCTGGGGGGCCTAAGTCAATAAGTGCACCTCTCTGTTCCCCTGTGTGTGCAGTGGTGACAATAGGAAGTACTTTATAGggtgacaacaacaacaaaatgaagcACTTCATACACCACCTGTAAATGGTAACTGAATGATGTATAGGTAGGTGtgcccagggccaggcagggcctTACCTTGGCAGTGCAGGTggccctgagtggctcaatgAGCCGGTCCACCCTCTGCAGAACAGGTGCAGGACATAGGGTAGCCAGTCGTGCGAGCATGATGAAGGTCAGCATCTGCCCCAGAGGGAGGAGACAAAGTTCACGGTGAAATGGCCAAAAGGAGCAAAGCCCAGGGAAGATCAGAGGCTCCAGTACCGACCCCTGGAGCCCTAGCACTCATTCTGGCCAGGGCCCTGTCAGAGTCTCtcccactctgggcctcagttttctcatctataaaatgtgaatggcaggaggcgcctgggtggctcagtccgttgagaatccaactttagtgcaggtcatgatcttgtgggttgtgagtttaagccccacactgggctctgtgctgacagctcgagtctggagcctgctttggagtctgtgttcccctttctctttgccctcccctgctcatgctctgtctgtctttttcacaaaaataaacactaaaaacaatgtGAATGGCAATACCTACTATGCCGACTACACTTGGCTGACCTGAGGAGGATCAGAGAAGCAGCAGCACGAGGGAGGGGGCGATTCTCAAGCTCATGCTCACAGGGCCAGGCAGATAATGTCCACGAGTGAAAAGGGGCAGATGGCAACTGGGAAGGAATGAGGAGTCCACACTCCAGACAGCAACTCTCAGCTCCAGCCCACAGCTCCGGCTGTGGGAATGTGGCTCAGGGCTCATACAGGGTTTTCAAAAGAAACTCTGTGTTTCATGTAAAATCCCTCAACTTTTAAATATTGgcacccacttaaaaaaaaaactattgtgcGACCCAACTAAACAGGCTGGATCCAGCCTGCAGGAGAATAATGGTGACCTCTTTTGAAAATGGTGAGGTTCCTATAAATGATACGCAGCATAACGGATGGCTGTCTGAATTCTACATGCTCTACCTGTCCCCACCAGCCGTCCGCCCTGCCCTGATCCCCCACAACCCACAGCAAAGGAGGGGGGCCAGCAATAAGCACAGCATTTCACAGCACAAGCtgggccccagggctcctccACTTGCCAGCTGGTGCCCTGGAACTAGCCAGCTCTCTGGCCTCTCTGCTGGGAAGTGGGCATCACAGACCCACTCTTCAAGGGTGGGGTGCAGACTCAGCAAGATAACTCTAGGGGCTCAGCAAATGTCATAGCCACCCTCCTCAACACCAAAAGGAGCCTGGACATAGGGGTCCAAATGTTGCATGGATGCCCAGGCCCTGTCCTGTGCTCCCTGGAGGGCAGGCGAGAGGGCCGTGTGGCCAGAATGGGTGCGAACGGGAAAGCCTGGGGAAAATGCCAATAAAACCTGGTCTTTATCAATCAGCAGCAGGTCTGGGCCACCTCTCATGTCAGTGCAGAGTGACCTGGCTCACTCTTCTTAATGCTGCTAGCATTCCAAGACCAGAGGTACTCAGTTTTTTGAGTGAACTTCTTATACGTGCACACTGGAAGCTGCCAGCTTTCTCCAACTCTCAGAACAATCTAGAACATAAAACTCCAAACATGTTATTAGGAGTCAGTCCAGGGGCTCTGTTCACAGAGATGGAACTGCTAGGTCAAAGGTATGTCTGagaattctaattttttctaGCTATTGCTAAACTGTCCTCCAAAGAGCTTGCCCAGTGTAGACTCCCCAAAAGTGTTTGAGAGGTTGGCTGTCCTtcttattaaaaaagaacaatgcaGTTATTTTCattggggtgctggggtggagaGTGGGGGACAAACAAGCAGTGGGCCCCAGGGTCTCGCAGGGGGCCGCCCTACCCGGATGTCGTAGTGGTCCTTCAGGCCGTCCTCCACATGGTTCAGGAACTCGCAGACGTCCAGCTGGCCCAGGCAGCTCTCAAGCAGCGAGTACATGCACTCAAAGGCCGCCTTCCGCACGTCCAGCCCATCGTCCACTGTGTGCTTAAAAGGCCCCATTTCCACCTACAGGAGGAAAGGATGCCAAGGGTTATGGGATGTGACTCTAGGGTGTAAGAACACCTCCCTTAGTTCCTGCTGCACACCCCACCTCTGTTGTTCAGTACTGTGTTCTGTCCCCAAACCAAGCCTCATACTCTCAAGTCTCTGGCCTTTGCTCAGCCTGCATGCCCTCTgataataacagtaacaataattATTCTAGTCTACTGAGCAGTTATAATGGGCTGGCCACTGTGCTGAGTGCTTGACAAATGACATGTTACCCAAGCATCACAACAGCCCTAGGAAGATAGTGTTACTATTAACCCCACTTAacatatgaggaaactaaggctcagagagattaattaAGTTGCCCAAGAACACACAGCTAGTACATGGCTGAACTAGAATTAAAAACCCAGGTCTCTGAAACTTTTAACCACAAGGCTCTGTTCTTAATGGTAAACTCCTCCTCACCCCTCAAAGCCCAGCTCAAAAGCCCTCCTTTTTGGGAAACTTTCCTAACCCCTCTAAACATAGTCACTTACTCTTCAGCAATGCCAGGgttcagaccttttttttttcttttttcttttttctttttttttttttttgagagatagagcatgggcaggggaaggacagagagaaaaggagacagagactccaaagtGGGCCTGTAGTGACAGCAGCaggccagatgcagggctcgaacccacgaactgtgatcacgacctgagctgaagctggacactccaccgactgaccacccaggcaccccaagacatttGTATTATACTATATGATGATAGCTGTTAAATCACTTTTAATCTCTGCCCCTTAAATCCTTATTGGCCCAAGTAGGCTCTACCTCAGTGAAACAATCGGCAGAAGGGGTACTCTATCCTTAGGTGGCCATGAGCTCACTAGTGGCAGAAACCAGGTCTGGTCCAGCTCTGATCCTGGTACCTTGACACAGTGCTGGCACTCAACGAACACCTGCTAAATGTTGAGTGATAATAAGAACCACCAACGTTTACTGAGTGCCAACTGTATGCCAGGAGCAGCCCTGAGAAGCGGCAGAACATACTTATTGAATCTTCTCAACCCTATCATAATACAGAACCgagttattttcctcattttgcccaagaagagaaactgaggctcagagtagaTTAAATTGCCCTAGGTCAtgtgtccagggtcacacagcctggAAGTGGAAGAGCAGCATCTGACCCAGGCCACACGGCCCACATGCCTCCTCTGAAGAGCCTGACCTGAATCCCTGCCACAACTCCACCGGGCAGGCCTTCACTATCCTTCCCCGACCTTACCTCTCGGATGAGGTCCCTGCGGATCTTTGTCTCCtggtagaggaggggcaggatgTCACCCAGCAGGTCCCGGACCAGTGAGGGCTTATTGTGCACAGCCGAGTtgaagaaagccagggtagcccGGCGCACATTCAGGTCTGGGTCCTGCAGGCTCTCCATGAACTCTCCTGATAGAAACAAGAGAGGGCGTGTAAAGGACGGCTCCGCCGAGACTCACACCGCCTCCACCCCAACCTCAGCCATCTGATTAGTGTGAGCTGGGCAGACCTGGCCGAATGGGGGCAAACATGTTCTGAGCCGTTACGTTCTTACCAGGCACAAGGAGCCCTCAAAGCCCAGATACGAATGTGAACTAGAGTCTGGCCGGGGTTGAAATCCAGGTTCCACCATTTCCTAACTATGGGACCTTGGAAAGCCTCAaggtcctcatctataaaatgggggtaacaGCAGTACCCACAGTGTAGGactgttttcaagatttaaaatGTAGTGATGTGATTATCTATCTGTCTAGATTATCTATCTTATCTATCTAAAATACCTAGCAGAAGGCTTGGCACAGCACAAGGATTCTATAAACATTAACTTGATAGTATAACAGATAAGGCTCTTGAAGATTGGAGAGATGAAGAAACTTACGTTTCACATAGCACTTCTCTGAGTATACCTTTTTGTATAGTTTAGACTTTTTAATAACTGTTAATGTTTCATTTGctctataaataaaatcaagaataaaggGAATCccttaaagaacaaaacacagcaacaacaaaaactgcaATCCTAACTCTCAAATGATTTCAAATGATTAACATAACCACCAGGTTATGAAAGAATGAAACAACTCACCCAAGTAATTTCCAAAGACTAGTTACCCTCAGGCTAAAGACAAAAGACCTATAAACAAATACTGACTATTTGCAGAGATAAAAGTTAGCAATTCACAGTCGACTTTCTGTGTATTCCAGGATTAAGTGAATAAATACCTGGTAGATAGCAGGAACCTGGCTTTTTCCTGTAAGAAAAGGGTATGGAACAGAAGAAGGCTAGAAGGAACCCTGCAGTGCTGGACTAGAAGAGCAGGtaacacatgtatatgtgtgtctgtctgtgtacATATAGTCACACATACAACATACCTCCTAGTTGGGTCTGCCAGGAGGACCTTGAAGCAATGGCCTCGCAGTAGCAATGAGCACATCTAGTGtctagattttggattctaagtACCATTCTCCACTAAAAAGAATCAGGGCTCCCTGAAGAAAAGACTGATTCCCGACCTGGGGCAGGAAAGGTTTAAGGTGAGTGTAGAGCATTTTACTGTGCCAAAAAGTAAGGATATGTTCAAAGATGATGGAAACACATCAATAGAACACAGGAACCAGCCTTAAGGGCTACACTGGCCACAACTAAGACAAGCTTgagaatcaaaataaatgaagacagtaaTTAGTTATAATTCACTGAATAAAACAGGAATCCAtgagtttataaaaatatgtattaatcaatgaataaataaatggggagaaggaaaaattctTCCAGAGAACAGAAAGCAATGTAACAAATATGAAGAAATGCTGGAATTGAAAGTCACCATTTGGCAACTGTCAGAAATCACTACAATGGATGCTAAATGTAGCAGGCAGAAATTTGATGAAAAGGTTATTTCAACAGATTCAAAAACACTTATTCATTCCAAAGGAAAACGTAATTTTAGAGTGGAGAAACCTGGAAGTCTCCACCTTAACCAGGTGATCAGAGTGACCATCCCCAGTCATGGGCAAACTGCCATCCTGTGCCTTCTAACATGATGTGCTGGGAAGAACATAAAGTCTCCCAACagagcaggattcaaacccagagccAGCAACCTCCGGGCCCCTTCTACTGTGCCCTACTGGTTCCCAGGCTCCCCATCCTCTGTGAGAACACAGCTGTGGGGAACCTGGCAAGACTGGAGATCAAGTCTCTTCTCTGAGTCTCTGCTTCCTCAGCTGTACAATGCAACCCTCAAGCAAGGGCCTGTGAGAATGAACTATGGTGAGATACGTTAAAGGGCCTAGCCTTGTATCTGATACACAGTAAGAGCTCAACAACTACGGTTCAAAAACACAggaatcggggcacctgggtggctcagtcagttaagtgtccagcttcagctcaggtcatgatctcacagtttgtgggttcgatccctgcatcaggctctgtgctgacggctagctcagagcctggagcctgcttcagattctgtgtctccctctctctctgaccttcccctgcttgtgctgtctctgtctctcaaaaataaatttaaaaaacatagaaattaaaaataaaaaacagtaagaaacaaACACGTAGGCAGAGGTACCTAGGGCTGccagcctggtggctcaggccaGATGAGGAAATTCAGAACTGGGGGCAATGTGTGCCCACTGGATCAGGGGATGGGATGAAGTTGCTGCTGATATTGCTGTGGCTTCTGCTGACCCCTGCTGACCCCTGGTCTCACACCACAGTCCCCTGGCAAGTGTGGATCAGCAcccccatttaaattttttaaaaatattattttagagagggggagggagggagagaccaaGAGAATCTTACCAGTACTTAATCCATGCTCGGGgtggagcccgacgcagggcttgatcccacgaccctgggatcatgacctgagtcagacgctgaaccaactgagccacccaggcaccccaacactccCATTTTAGAGCTGGGGATGAGATGATCTGTCCTCGCTCACACAGCCAGAAGGCAGCAGAGCCAGGCTGCCAACCTAAGAGCAGCATATTTCAGAACCGCTCCACACTCCACCAGCCTGTCCTGCCTGCAGGTGGAGGGTCGGGCTCCCATGTGATCCAGTTACAGGCCTGCAGCCTCAGAGCTATGAATGTTTGCCTTCTCTAGGAAGAGCCTAGTCCTGCAGAATCCCAAAGAGACGGCTCACCAAAGAAAGCTGCTTGGGCTCCTCAGCCCAGGAGACTCCTAAGACAGGGCATGAGCTGGGAGCCACTCTCCCCAATTCTGGTAGAGTTCTACCCAGCTTGACACCTGCTGAAGCCAATGCATGTGAGAGGCTGGTGGTTTTCCACTTGTAAGAGCCTGTGTGTTCATGGAGTACACTTCCCCCAATCAACAATGGAGTCTCTGAATCAAGCTGAGAACATGCATATAAGGGTTtcttgcccccattttacagatgaggaaactgaggctcagaggtgagAAGGGGCATGCTAGGCTCACCCAGCAATTCAGTGGCAgcaccaggatttgaacccagaccctACTGCCCATCATGGGGGTGAGGTAGCCTTCTGGGCCTCAGACTTTCTTTGGCTAAGGTGTAAGAAAAATCAGCCCAGACTCaaaggctgggaggaggggattGAACGGGGCCGGGGGCAGAGGGTTGGGGGTGCTCACCGATGAAGCTCTTCAGGAGGGGGTCGATGGGATGGGGCTGATCAGAGATAAGGAACTTGATTGCTGTGATGACCGTGCTCCGTGTGTGTGGCCGACCTGCAGGACAAGGGCATCAGCTTGGTGAGCGGCAGGGCTGATCCTGGACACTCAGTAAATCACGGAGTCTCTGAGTCAACCTTAGGACCTACAGATAAGGATTtctcactcccattttacagatgtggaaactgagacacaggttGGAAGAGTAGAGGCTCTCTGCCTCCCTAGGAGATAGAACTGGACCCTTCCCCATTCAAAACACCCATCTTTGGTGAAGTCAACGCCCTTTCCCCTGGCAGTCTAAAATTCATCCGTAAATTCTCCTGTGGCGGCTGAGAGGAAAACTGGCAGTTCACAGGTAACCACACTGCAGGGTGCACACAGGAAACCAGGAACCCAAGACACTGGTCAGTCTACAGTCTAAAGAAAGACCTTTGCTCAGGCCTTAGGGCTGCATTCTACTTTTCAGACACATTATCCTCAGGATGGTCCTACTGATGAATAATAAGTGGTACTATAAATCAAAATGTTTcataagaattattattaatctctgttttacagttgaggaaaaagacccagagaggttaagttcaCATCTAAGAGCACACAGCAGATCCAGAATTCTATGGCTGATTCTGAGCCGTGGCTGGGCCCTCCTCCTCAGGCCTGTATTCTCCAACTAGGTGGCAGGTGTGCTTTAGGCCAGCTGAAGGCCAAGGGGATTCCAACAGAACTCAGAACACCCCCAAAGCTTGGGAATGGAGAAGTCACTTAATTGTACTTTTCTGCTTGCTTTCCAAGTAGTGAGGctggaaaaaggaaggagattacATCTTCCATTACGGTGAAAGAAAAACCCAGCAGCTgctggctcctcccctcccccagcacacaaCAGTGACGAGCTGAGGTTGTTTCCATCTTATAGCCCTGACACTGGAGACACAGGACAAAGTTTACATTGTGGCGGCGGTGTGAAAATGGGAATTAGCGACTTCAGACTTGaagttcctttcctctttctctctctatcctgaCTGGCCCCTGAGAAGATTCAGGGAGGCTAATGAAGACATGCACAACAGAACAGGATTAGGtgaatctgaaatgaaaaaaaaaaaaaaaaaacgaagccAAGGAAAAACACAGGCAGGGAAGTGAGGGGAAGACTGGAGTGAGGGCAGGGAGAGCCACCTAGAAAGTCCCATCAACTTGCTGGAAGCAGGCCATGAGTCCGGCTCCATGCTTCCGGGCAGCAGCAGAGCGAATCAGAGCTTGGAAATGGCAGGGCTGCTCCTCTTATCCCTAGACTCTGGCCCCTCAAGGTTCCTTGTGAAGAGCCCTGGGAGCCTAACAGGCAATACCCTCAGTCCACTCTTCCCATCCATGCAGTGGTGCAAGCCCCCAAGCTGCTGCTTATAATCCCAGCAGCCCAGCAAGGGCTCGACTGTGATCATGAAAGTAACAGCAGCAGCACTTACTTAGTATTAATCATGTTCCATACACTATACCGAGCCCTTTGCCTGCATTATGTGAATAAATATACCCTCTGACTCTGAGCAGCTGACCAGCTCAAGGCCTGGAAACCTTTCATCCTCAGGGGCTTCCACTTACCCAGAAGCCCCACCGCCCCACCTGGCTGCTTTCTTCCCGAGCTTCAGAAAGCTCTGATGTGCCCTTACTTGGCCACACGACACCTGCCCCTGGTTTTTGCCGGGGCCTCCCCAAACCCCAGGAGTATGACCCTGGTCATACCTAGTCTATAGTGACATTTGCTCCTGGCTCAGACAAACCCAAGAGAGCTCCACTCCCTGCAGGCTGAGAACTCCTTTTATTAACTTGCGCCTGGAGCATGAGGCTGCTGTCCACACCAATGAGTATGAAGACGGCATGGTGGAAACCTTGTTTTTTGTAGGGATGTtttaaggattctgtgtctcccaccccaGAAAGCCCCCCAGGAAGGGGTCTGCACGTCTCAGGAAACACTGTGTTTTTAATGGCTCCTCTGCCTTTGCCTTAGCTACACCAAGACTCTTCAGACCTAATCACCCGAATTAGCTCACTGTGAGTGGGCCACTCAGGAGCAAACTGCCCACCTCCGACCCGGACTGCCTTCGCCTGCACCTGTGCCCCTACCTGCAGCAAGCTGTTTCCGGAACCGGGGCAGAAGGAATGGAGGGTTCACGAGGACCAGCTTGCCGATGCACTCGGCCACCACCCCCCGGGTGCCCTCCTCGGCACCCTCACAGCGCTGGAACAGCAGGGCCCAGATGTCCTCGGCATAGGGCTTCAGACTGTCGGGCTGGGCAGCCGCCAGGGCCTCCCTGAGAGAATGCAGCAGCAGGTACTGCCGCCGGGGCTCAGTCTCGATCTGCCCcagcaggaagggcaggaagTCAGGCAGGTTCCCGGCGCCCACACGGCCTAGTGCATAGGAGGCAGCCGCCCTCACATCCTCACTGGGTGACCCCAAGGCTTCCAGAAGCACTGCCTTCAGCTCCCGCTGGGGGCCTGGTCCGGCCACTTGCCCCACCTCAGCCAGTGACAGGAATGCCAGGACCTTGACCCCTGTGCTCGAGTGGGGCGACCTGGCATCGCAGACCAGGCGGTTGGCTGTGCCCGCTGCCTCCTGGGGACAGGCGGCCGCGAGGGCTGCCACGCACCGAGCCAGGGAGTGGAACACTTGCTTGTGCAGGCCTGGCCCGCCGTCCGCAGGCTGTCCGTACACAGGCGCGGTGAGCATGCTGATGAGCTCCTCGTAGCCCACACACGGGGGCCGTGTCCCCACAAGCGCCTGCAGGAAGCCTTCAGCAGCTGCCAGCACACTCGCCGGCAACAGAGGTGAGCGCAGCAACTGCAGCAGCTCTGAGAGCACAAGGCTGCTGACCTGGGCCAACGAAGCCGGCTGGGCCTGGGTCACTGAGGCCAGGAAGTCCACAGCCAGCTGAGCCACATGCATGTCACTCTCACTGACCAGGGCAGGCAACTCAGCCAGCACAGCCTGCACGGCACATGGAGGGAGGCTGGGTCCCTGGCTCTGGGTCAGGGCGGCCAGGGAGGCCAGGGTGGCCAGCCGCAGTGCCCGCTGGCTCTTTCTCAGGAACGAGGCCAGAATGGGCAGAGCCTCAGCCACGATGGGCTGCAGGTTGAGTTGCAATGGCGATGAGGCCACGAGCGTGAGTGCCTTGACAGCAGGCAGCCGGGTGATCTCATTCCGCAGGCGGTCCAGAAGGAGCAGTAGTGATGGCTGTAGGTCATCCCCAAGCTGGTCACCCAGGTGGGCCACAAGGTGGCCTGTGCAGGCAATGGCACGCTCCTTCACCTCCTGGTCAAGGTCAGTGGCACGGAGCCGTGCTAGGGTGGCCGCAAACATCTCTCCAACATATGGCTCAGGGTCCAGTGTCTGAGGCCTGTCCAGTGGCCAGAGGGCCTGCACTAGCTCCTGGAGCACCAGCAGGGCCTCTGCTGCGATCTTGTAGAAAGGGTCGGCCA encodes:
- the CAND2 gene encoding cullin-associated NEDD8-dissociated protein 2 translates to MSTTAFHISSLLEKMTSSDKDFRFMATSDLMSELQKDSIQLDEDSERKVVKMLLRLLEDKNGEVQNLAVKCLGPLVGKVKEYQVETIVDALCANMRSDKEQLRDIAGIGLKTVLSELPPAATGSGLATTVCRKITGQLTSAIAQQEDVAVQLEALDILSDMLSRLGAPLGAFHASLLHCLLPQLSSPRLAVRKRAVGALGHLAAACSTDLFVELADHLLDRLSGPRAPASPAAIRTLIQCLGSVARQAGHRLGAHLDRLVPLVEEFCNLDDDELRESCLQAFEAFLRKCPKEMGPHVPNVTSLSLQYMKHDPNYNYDSDEDEEQMETEDNEFSEQESEDEYSDDDDMSWKVRRAAAKCVAALICSRPDLLPDFHCTLAPALIHRFKEREENVKADVFGAYIVLLRQTRPPRGWLEAMEEPTQTSSNLQMLRGQVPLVIKALQRQLKDRSVRARQGCFSLLTELAGVLPGSLAEHMPVLVAGIIFSLADRSSSSTIRMDALAFLQGLLGTEPAEAFHSHLPALLPPVVACVADPFYKIAAEALLVLQELVQALWPLDRPQTLDPEPYVGEMFAATLARLRATDLDQEVKERAIACTGHLVAHLGDQLGDDLQPSLLLLLDRLRNEITRLPAVKALTLVASSPLQLNLQPIVAEALPILASFLRKSQRALRLATLASLAALTQSQGPSLPPCAVQAVLAELPALVSESDMHVAQLAVDFLASVTQAQPASLAQVSSLVLSELLQLLRSPLLPASVLAAAEGFLQALVGTRPPCVGYEELISMLTAPVYGQPADGGPGLHKQVFHSLARCVAALAAACPQEAAGTANRLVCDARSPHSSTGVKVLAFLSLAEVGQVAGPGPQRELKAVLLEALGSPSEDVRAAASYALGRVGAGNLPDFLPFLLGQIETEPRRQYLLLHSLREALAAAQPDSLKPYAEDIWALLFQRCEGAEEGTRGVVAECIGKLVLVNPPFLLPRFRKQLAAGRPHTRSTVITAIKFLISDQPHPIDPLLKSFIGEFMESLQDPDLNVRRATLAFFNSAVHNKPSLVRDLLGDILPLLYQETKIRRDLIREVEMGPFKHTVDDGLDVRKAAFECMYSLLESCLGQLDVCEFLNHVEDGLKDHYDIRMLTFIMLARLATLCPAPVLQRVDRLIEPLRATCTAKVKAGSVKQEFEKQDELKRSAMRAVAALLTIPEVVKSPIMADFSSQIRSNPELAALFESIQKDSASAPSTDSMELS